Part of the Anaeromyxobacter diazotrophicus genome, CACCCGCACGCTCGTCAGGAACGCCATCGACGGCGTCGTGAAGGGCTACGAGCGGGCGCTCGAGATCAACGGCGTCGGCTTCAAGGCGGAGCTGAAGGGGAAGGACATCAACTTCACCCTCGGCTTCTCGCACCCGGTCGTCTTCCGGCTCCCCGAGGGGGTGACGGCGGAGATCGACGCGAAGCAGACCCGCCTGGTCGTCCGCGGCGTGGACAAGCACCTGCTCGGCCTCACCGCCGCCAAGATCCGCGCGCTGCGCCCGCCCGAGCCGTACAAGGGCAAGGGCATCAAGTACGCGGAGGAGACCATCCGTCGCAAGGAAGGCAAGACCGGCGCGGCCTAGGCCGCCCCAGCTCATGCGCCGGCTGCTCCTGCGCCGGCGCACGGAGGAACCACCATGGCGAAGCACACCACCGCACGCGAGAAGCGCAAGGCCCGCATCCGGAAGAAGCTGAGCGGCACCACCGAGCGTCCGCGGCTCACCGTCTACAAGAGCCTGAAGCACATGTACGCGCAGATCGTCGACGACACGACCGG contains:
- the rplF gene encoding 50S ribosomal protein L6; the encoded protein is MSRVGKIPVKIPDKVKVAVANGDIKVEGPKGKMHFPFNPRVKVEVTGKEVHVTRPDDSRESKGLHGLTRTLVRNAIDGVVKGYERALEINGVGFKAELKGKDINFTLGFSHPVVFRLPEGVTAEIDAKQTRLVVRGVDKHLLGLTAAKIRALRPPEPYKGKGIKYAEETIRRKEGKTGAA